The genome window CCTGGCAAAATCACTGAAATAGCAGGATTTCCTGGTTCTGGAAAAACCCAAATTTGGTAGGTACAAATTACAGGGTCTATCTACATGGTACTTATCATAAATGAACCTCATTAACCTTGAGAATTTAACTTTAGATAGAGAAAAAATGAACGTTCAGGTTTCTTCAGCTTCAATGATAATTGAAATacctatttaatatttacaatgaaaaagGTGCATACCCTGTTCCGAccgaagttttaattttttttcttcagcttCCAGCTATGCATTACTGTTCAAGTACCAAAGTCTATGGGAGGTTTAGAAGGGCAAGTTATTTACTTgaatacaaacaaaaatttttcgCCTGGACGTGTGAAAGaacttcgatttttattaGTAGAAACATTAAAGATTCAACCAGAGAACCTCGGCCGTTTAAACAGCGAtgaagaaatattgaaaaacattttcgtaTTTAACGTTCAAACTGTGGTAGAAATTCTCTCCACAGTAACAATTTTAGAACGATTTTTGGttggaaaaaatgtaagaTCATGTTACATCTAAATGTAATAGGCATTTTATAACATCTTACATTTTAGGTGAAACTTTTGATAATAGATAGCATCTACttgcctttaaaaaaaattagagattCCATGGAAAGGCTAACTTTTGCATATAAGCTTCTAGATAACTTACAACTTTTGGCAGTTAAGTTGAAATTTGCTGTAAGTATAAGAATGTCCAGAGTATTTTGTTAGTTCAAGACATTTCACTACGGCTATTCATTATGGCAGAAAAATCCGTTGATGTTAAGTAGTACTAGACTTAGTAGTTATACAGAATGTCTGTAAACAgtctttacaacgctctaccacaAATTCTTCAGATCAAAACAAGATGATTTAGCCATATTTACTCTAGttcaaaagttgataataacagCGCTAAAAGGcgtcaaagttgaaaattaaaattcatttttgaacatattttCCATACTGTACAACATAAAACATGAAAGTTAGTGTAGAGGAGTTTTTCAAGACACGTAATTCATATCTGCTCACAAATTGTAGTTATCTAGTACAGAGCGCCACTTATAGCCCACAGCACGTATTTAATTGATTCTAACTTTTTTGCCTGCCAGCgtaaatgatttttgaacACAGTAGTATATTTAGTAAtcatttctaaataaaaaaaggtatacctggTTGATGTTGCTAGGAGGAAAcgtttatgagaaaaatgcattagAATGACTGTGCAACACAAATATTGTCTTAAGAAATCGGTaatgaactaacctgaactaagttgaataagaaaagaaaaccATGACATTTAATATCAATCTGAAATATGGTATATTAGTATAGTTTTATGGGGGCAAAACGCATAacaaaattatgattaatattaatttattggcATAGAACTTGAGGTTTTTAGTAATTCCTTATGTTAGATTTCTACGCCAATGGAAGAAAAGGCTAACGAGTTTACGTTTAAGATTTTAGATTAAACAACTTATTTACTGCAAACAAGATACTCTTGATGAGACTGTTTTAATGCTATTTTCGTCTCAAAGTGCAATCTGTCATATTGCTCtaaaattaatagttaattttcaacacctttggtgtattgaaaaatgtaggaaatttctccaaaaaacTGACTGTATGTAAGTAAAAGATCTTTTTCTgcacaaaaaattatgttcaaaAATGTCGCTGACCGTGGTAAAATGTCTGATTGTGGCATTTTCTTACTTGTATCAAAGTAACATTTATCCTTATTACAGATTGTCATCACAAACAATTTTACTactaaaatagaaaatggcaatgttttttttaaaccgtCTTTCGGAGATGGGCTATTCGAAAGGGTGAACTCTCGAATATGCTTATCAAAGCTTGGTAACAGTTATACTGCTGATGTAATTAAAAGTGTAGCGAAGTCTCCTgtgaaagttaatttttctatattttgaataaatgagAAGATGaagaatttctatttattattgtagTAATAACACAAACATGTAACTACTGTTACCTGAAATCTGGTTGTTTGTAAAAAACTCGTATAGGATATCTTGTATTTTTGTAACAGAacattttatctaaaatattgcTAGCAATCAACTCCTGAAATTTATTAAGCTAATACCCTGTACAAAGGGAAACTTACTGAAAAAcacttcttttttaatattgtgcTTTATTATTTCCCAACAATACAGtagcaagttttttttaacacgtttgCTCTCACGCGTCACATATAGTTAGGTGCAGAACTGAGATAATGCTTAGAACTTTCGTATTTATCttgctattaaaaaaaatccaaacacctatttaaatacatttttttattttctgaaaatacatttatttagcATTAAGAACACACTAAactttttttccgaaaataaatgtgattctccaaataattaaaaaaacgattGGTTCATTTTTGCACCGCCCAATACCCATATATGTACAGTCGATATAATCGCGATCTCGTAGACAGACGAGTAGAAACTTGCTACGAAATGCAGTATACAGCCAACATTTACGATTAAGAAGCATTTGAACACGTATCGTCCTTCGAATAGCATAATTAACAGTCTTTAAATATGAAgccaatttcaaattttcaaagaaaagtGGTTGAAAACATGAATTGATGGAATACCCACCCGGGAAATCG of Euwallacea similis isolate ESF13 chromosome 15, ESF131.1, whole genome shotgun sequence contains these proteins:
- the spn-D gene encoding DNA repair protein RAD51 homolog 3, whose product is MNQLISSLNLPIETIKKLKMSGKLHVSDLNDLELNALPIKFYEAPYVSAINLLEQELLTYSILTFNTELDSVLKDEIVPGKITEIAGFPGSGKTQICFQLCITVQVPKSMGGLEGQVIYLNTNKNFSPGRVKELRFLLVETLKIQPENLGRLNSDEEILKNIFVFNVQTVVEILSTVTILERFLVGKNVKLLIIDSIYLPLKKIRDSMERLTFAYKLLDNLQLLAVKLKFAIVITNNFTTKIENGNVFFKPSFGDGLFERVNSRICLSKLGNSYTADVIKSVAKSPVKVNFSIF